The stretch of DNA GGCCGCGGATGCGGGCGGGCCTGCACGGCATCGAGGTGCGCAACATCGTCGGCACCCGCCTGTTCGAGTGGGACGACGTGCTGGCGATCAGCTTCCCGGACGGTGCCTCGTGGGCCCGCCTGGAACTGGCCGACGACGAGTACGCACCGGTGATGGCGATCCAGTCCAGTGACGGAGCAAGCGCCGTGCAGGCGATGCGCGACCTGCGTGAGCTGCGCAGGCAGGTGGACGCGGTGCGCGGTGGTGAGCAGCAGGAATCCCAGCGGGAATCGCAGTCCGGCGGGGACGACGCCGCGGCCGCGCGATCCGATCAGGACGAGCAAGGCTGAACGCCGCCGTGCGCGGTGCGTGAACGGCTGTCGAGCGGCGCGGTCCGGCCATGAAAAAGGTGCCCGGAAGTCGTTTCCGGGCACCTTCTCCGCGATCTCTCAGGCACGCGACCTGTGGAAGATCAGGCGGTAGATGATGAGCAGGATCAGCGAACCGATCACCGCCCACACGAAGCTCATCAGGTTGAACCCGGTGACGCCGGCTCCGCCGCCGAAGTTCGTGCCCAGCCAGCCGCCGAGCAGGCCGCCGACCACGCCGATCACGATCGTGAGAATGATGCCGCCGGGGTCCTTGCCCGGCAGAATGAACTTGGCGATCGCGCCCGCGATCAGACCGAAGATGATCCAGCTCAGGATTCCCACGGTGTCCTCCTTCCGGTTCACGCGCCGCTCGCGGCACGCTCGTCTCGCACACATCGGACTACCCGAGCGGTGATGGATCAACCGTGATCTATACCCCGTTCGGGTGATCGCCAACGGTACTTTCGATCTCGTGGCGAAACCTCGCCCGGTCGCCCGGCGGCTGCGGACGCCGCGAGCGGGTGCGGGACAATGGGGAGAGCGTCGAGCACCGGACGCGTCGGCGCAGCCGGTGCGGTGGCTGGCGGTGCGGCAACTGGAGGAGGAGATCGTGAGCGTTGCCCCGGAGCGAAACCTGCGGCTGGTCCGGGACGAGCCCCGCGAACCCGCGGTGCGGCTCGGCGACATCCCGCTGCGCAACCGCATGGTCACCGCCTCCAGCCTGCTCGGCTACGGCGTGTCCAACGCGAAGCTGGTGCCCTACGGGATGAGCCCGATCTCGCGGTTCGTCCCGCTGGAGCGGTTCGGCGCGGTCACCACCCGCACGGTCACCGTCGAGCCCCGCGAGGGCCACTTCACGACGCAGGACGTGTGGCCGCTGCACGAGCTGCCCGCGCTGCTCAAGCGCTACGGGCAGGCGCTGCGGCAGGTCGACGGCGGCTGGCTCAACGCGTTCGGCTGGTGCAACGTCGGCATCGACGCCTACCTGCGGGACTACTACCCGCGCACTCGCGAGCAGAACACGATCATCTCGGTGGGCGGGTTCTCCGCCGCGGAGTTCGTCACGCTCGTGGACAAGATCAACGCGGCGGTGCCCGCGGGGGAAATCGCCGCGGTCGAGTTCAACGTCTCCTGCCACAACGTGAACTTCGACTTCAACGCCATCATCGAGTCGGTGCTGGCCGAAGCGGTGCCGCGCAGCGCGCACCCGGTGATCCTGAAGCTGTCCCCGGACTACGACTACCTCGGTCACGCCCGGCTGGCCGCCCGGCACGGCGTCTCGGCGCTGACCGCGATCAACACCCTGAAGGGCCTGCGGCTGGACCCGGAAACGGGGGAACCGTTGCTGCGCAACGGTTTCGGCGGGCTGTCCGGCCGGGCGATCAAGCCGGTCGGGCTGCGGGTGGTCAAGGAGCTGCGCGACGCCGGGGTGACGCTGCCGATCATCGCGACCGGCGGCATCCGCAGCTTCGACGACTGCCGCGAGTACTTCTGGGCCGGTGCGGACGCGGTGAGCATGGGCAGCGCGAGCTGGTTCGCCAGCTACCCCGGCTACGCTCTGTCGCCGGTGCACGCCGCGCGGATCCGCGCCGTGCTGCGGCGCATCGAGCACTACGAGCCGCCGCGTCGCTGATCACCGGTTCGGCCGCTGCCGGGACCGGCTTGCCGCGATCCGCTCAACGCTGCGGGTCTCCTGCCGCACGACCGGCGCCCCTGCGCGAACCGCTTTCCGCGCTCCCGGACGCGCGCCCGGAATGTGTTGATCAACGGGAAATTCCGATCGGATGAAGATCCTCGACACGTCACGGGCAGAGACCGTTGACTTGCTGTGACGATCAACATCCGGAGGGGGACGATGATGTCGGGATACGGGACGTTCGGCAGCAGCCTGCGCGACCTGCCGCGGCTGCGGCAGTCCAAGCGGGGCCGGGTGTCGAGCTGGGACCGCACCGGCGGCAACACCGACAGCATCCGGCTCGCGCCGGGGGAGAGCCGGGAACTGGCCAACTTGGACGGTCCCGGCGCGGTCACGCACATCTGGTGCACCGTCGCGGTCGAGGACGGCGGGTTGCGGCCCGAGGTGGAGGGCGACTACCTGCGCAGGCTCGTGCTCAAGATCACCTGGGACGATTCGCCGCACCCGAGCGTGCTGGTGCCGCTGGGGGACTTCTTCGGCATCGGCCACGGCCGCACCGAGAACTTCGTGTCCGCACCGCTGCAGATGAGCCCGCAGGACGGCAAGGGCTTCAACTGCTGGTTCGCGATGCCCTTCGCCGCCGGTGCCCGGTTCGAGCTGATCAGCGAGATGAGCCGGAAACCGGTGATCTTCTACTACTACATCGACTACGAGCGGTACTGCCGCGCCGACCCCGAACTCGGCTACTTCCACGCGCAGTGGCGCCGGGAGAACCCGGCCGACGGCGTCGAGCAGGGCGAGCAGACCAACGACGAGTTCCTGTTCGGCGGCACCAACCTCGACGGCGCGGGCAACTACGTGCTGCTGGAGGCCGAAGGCCGCGGGCACTACGTCGGCTCCGTGCTCAACGTGCACAACCTGCGCTCGACCACCGACTGGAACTGGTACGGCGAGGGCGATGACATGATCTTCATCGACGGGGAGCCCTGGCCGCCGCGGCTGCACGGCACCGGCACCGAGGACTACTTCAACACCGCGTGGTGTCCCAGCCAGCCGTACCAGGCGCCCTACCACGGCCTGACGCTGCCGGGCGGGCCGAACTGGAGCGGGCAGGTCTCCTACTACCGGTTCCACGTGGAGGATCCGGTCACCTTCGACGAGTCGATCAGCGTCACGATCGAGCACGGGCACGCCAACAAGCGCTCCGACGACATCTCCTCGGTCGCCTACTGGTACCAGACCCTGCCGTCGAAGCCGTTCGGCCTGCCGCCGGTCCACGACCGGCTCCCGCGCCCGCTCTGACTCCCGGCTCACTCCTGGTGAAGCCACGTGCGGGGAGAGATCACTCGGTGTCGGAGTCGAGCGAGGCCCTGCCGTGCACCGCCAGCGCCCAGATCACCGCCACGTCCACCGCGATGATCAGCAGCGACCACAGCGGCTGGTACGGGATGAACAGGAAGTTGCCGAGCGCGCTCAGCGCCACGATCACGATGCCCGCGATCCGCGCCCAAGCCGCACCGCCCAGCAACGCCAGCCCGGTCGCCGCGACCAGCACTCCCAGGCCCAAGTGCGCCCAGCCCCATGCACCGACGTTGTAGCTGAACACGTAATCGCCGGTCACGGCGTAGACCGGGCCCTGCAGCAGCACGGCCGTCGACACGATGACGTGGAACACGCCGATGATCACCATCAGCACGCTCGCGAACAGCGCGAGACCGTCCGCCAGGCCGCCGGCCGGACGGCCGACTGCGTGGAAACCCCGATGTCCGAGCTGAGCCATCCCGATCACCCCTCCGGCGTTCGCACCTGGGTCCGAGTGGACCTCGACCGGCCGAGGTGACCAAGGGGCGAAGGTCCTCGCGCGCCGCGATGGGCGTGACGGGGAGTGTCGGCCGCGCACGTAGGGTGGAGCCGTGGCCGACCCGTCGACATACCGACCCGCCCCAGGCACGATCCCGGACGCGCCCGGCGTGTACCGGTTCCACGATGCCGAGGGCCGGGTCATCTACGTCGGCAAGGCGAAAAGCCTGCGCAGCAGGTTGTCGAACTACTTCGCGGACCTGTCCGGGCTGCACCCGCGCACCCGCCGGATGGTCACCACCGCGACCGGGGTGCGCTGGACCGTGGTCGGCACCGAGGTCGAGGCGCTGCAGCTGGAGTACTCCTGGATCAAGGAGTACGACCCGCGGTTCAACGTCCGCTACCGCGACGACAAGACCTACCCGGTGCTGGCCGTGACGCTGCACGAGGAGTACCCGCGGCTGCACGTCTACCGCGGTCCGCGGCGCAAGGGCGTGCGCTACTTCGGCCCCTACGCGCACGCCTGGGCGATCCGGGAGACGCTGGACATGCTGCTGCGCGTGTTCCCGGCGCGGACCTGCTCGAACACCGTGTTCAAGCGGCACGGGCAGATCGGGCGGCCCTGCCTGCTGGGCTACATCGGCAAATGCTCCGCGCCGTGCGTCGACCGGGTCAGCGCCGAGGAGCACCGGTCCATCGTGGACGATTTCTGCGATTTCCTGTCCGGGCGCACCGACACCTTGATGCGCAAGCTGGACAAGGAGATGCAGCGGGCTTCCGAGCAGCTGGAGTTCGAGCGCGCCGCCCGGCTGCGCGACGACCTCGAAGCGCTGCGCCGGGCGATGGAGAAGCAGGCCGTGGTGCTCGGCGACGGCACCGACGCCGACGTGATCGCCTTCGCCGAGGACGAGCTCGCCGCCGCGGTGCAGGTCTTCCACATCCGCGGCGGCCGGGTCCGCGGCCAGCGCGGCTGGGTGATCGACAAGGTGGACGACACCAGCACCGCCGCGCTGACCGGGCAGTTCCTCAGCCAGTTCTACGGCGAGCAGGCCGCGCTGGCCGATCAGGCCGACGCGGGCGGTACGCCGGTGCCGCGCGAGGTGCTGGTGCCGGAACTGCCCGAGGACTCCGAGGCGCTGGCGCAGTGGCTCGGCGGCCTGCGCGGCAGCAAGGTGCACCTGCGCGTTCCGCAGCGCGGCGACAAGCGCACCCTGATGGAGACCGTCGAGCGCAACGCCAAGGAGGCGTTCGCCCAGTACAAGCTGCGCCGCGCAGGCGATCTCACCGCCCGCTCGGCCGCGCTGCAGGAGCTGCAGGAGGCGCTGGCGCTGGACAGCGCACCGCTGCGGATCGAATGCGTCGACGTCAGCCACGTGCAGGGCAGCGACGTGGTGGCCTCGCTGGTGGTGTTCGAGGACGGGGTGCCGCGCAAGTCCGAGTACCGCCGGTTCTCGGTGCGCGAAGGCGCCGAGGGCGGTGACGTCGGCTCGATCGACGAGGTGGTCCGGCGGAGGTTCGCCCGGTACCTGAAGGAAGCCTCGGCCGAGGCGGGTCCCGATGCCGCGCCGGAGAACGACGGCGAATCCGCCACCGGCGGTTCGACCGGCGCCGAAGCGGCGCAACCGGACGGCGAGGCCGTGCGACCGGACGGTGCGGCGGGGGCCGACGAGGCCGCGGACTCCGCACCCGGCATCGACCCGGAGACCGGCCGCCCGCGCAAGTTCGCCTACCCGCCGAACCTGCTGGTCATCGACGGCGGCGCGGCGCAGGCCAACGCCGCAGCGGACGCGCTGGCCGAACTCGGCATCACCGACGTGGCGGTGATCGGCCTGGCCAAGCGGCTCGAAGAGGTGTGGCTGCCCGCCGAGCCGGACCCGGTCGTCCTGCCGCGCACCAGCGAAGCGCTGTACCTGCTGCAGCGGGTGCGCGACGAGGCGCACCGGTTCGCGATCAGCTACCACCGCAAGAAGCGCTCGAAGCGGCTCAGCTCCTCGGAGCTGGATTCGGTACCCGGGCTGGGGCAGACCCGCAAGACCGCGCTGCTCAAGCACTTCGGCTCGGTGCGCAAGCTCAAGCAGGCGGGGGTTCAGGAGATCATGGCGGTGCCCGGCTTCGGCAGGCGCACCGCGGAGAGCGTGCACGCGGCCCTGGCCGGCCGGGCAGGGGCAAGCGGGGGAGACACCGGCACTGAAGGGGAGAGTCAGTGAGTGAGGAGCAGTCGGGCATCGAGGTCGCCGTGGTCAGCGGCCTCTCCGGCGCCGGGCGCAGCACGGCCGCGAAATGCCTGGAGGACCTGGGCTGGTTCGTGGTGGACAACCTGCCGCCGGAGCTGATCGCGACGATGGTGGAGCTGGGGGCGCGCTCCAGCGGCGCGATCACCCGCGTCGCGGTGGTGATGGACGTGCGCAGCCGCGCGTTCACCGAGGACCTCGGCTCGGTGATCAAGGACCTGGACGCGCGCGGCTACAAGCCGAAGGTGCTGTTCCTGGAGGCCACCGACGAGGTGCTGATCCGCCGCTTCGAGCAGGTGCGCCGCGGACATCCGCTGCAGGGCGAGGGCAGGCTGGCCGACGGCATCGCCGCCGAGCGGTCGCTGCTGTCCCGGTTGCGTTCGGAGGCCGACCTGGTCGTGGACACCACCGGGATATCGGTGCACCAGCTGCGCACCAAGATCGAGGACGCGTTCGGCAGCGAGGCCGAGACCCGCACCCGCGTGACCGTGCTGTCCTTCGGCTACAAGTACGGCCTGCCGATGGACGCCGACCTGGTGATGGACTGCCGGTTCCTGCCGAACCCGTTCTGGATCCCGGAACTGCGCGAGTTCACCGGCCTCGACGAGGAGGTGCGCAACTACGTGCTCGGCCAGGAGGGCGCCGAGGAGTTCCTGCGCAGCTACCAGGACCTGCTGCGGCTGGTCGGCGCCGGCTACCACCGCGAGGGCAAGCGGTACCTGACGCTGGCGCTGGGTTGCACCGGTGGCAAGCACCGCAGCGTCTCCCTGGTGGAGGAGATGGCCCGCAGACTCGCCGACGACGAGGGGATGATGGTCAAAACGGTGCATCGGGATCTGGGGCGCGAGTGACGGGACGGCCACCCCGCACCTCGGACGAGCGAACACCGGACGGGCAGGCGTCGGAGAACGCAGCGCCGGAGGGCCCAACACCCGAGACCCCAGCGCCGGACGGCTCGGCGCCGCGCGACTCAGCACCGCACGACCCGGCACCGGACGACCCGGCCGCCGACCGGCCGCTGCGCGCGGTCGCGCTCGGCGGCGGCCACGGCCTGCAGGCCACGCTCGGCGCGCTGAGCCGCCTCACCGCCGACGTGACCGCCGTGGTCACCGTCGCCGACGACGGCGGCTCCTCCGGCAGGCTGCGCCGCGAACTCGGCATGTTGCCACCCGGTGACCTGCGCAAAGCCCTCGCGGCGCTGGCCGCGCCGGACGAGGGCGGGCGGCTGTGGTCGGAGGTGTTCCAGCACCGCTTCGGCGGCAACGGCGCGCTGGCCGGGCACGCGGTGGGCAACCTGCTGCTGGCGGGGCTGCTGGACGTGCTCGGCGACCCGGTGCAGGTGCTCGAGCACGCCTCCCGGCTGATCGGTGCGCGCGGCCGGGTGCTGCCGATGTCGACCGAGCCGCTGGACATGGAGGCCGAGGTCGTCGGCCTCGACGCGGACCCGGCGGCGGTGCGCACCATCCGCGGCCAGGTGGCGATCGCCAGCACTCCCGGCCGGGTCCGCAAGGTCCGGCTGGCCGCCACCAACGGCGACTGGCGCACCCCGACGGCCTGCCCGGCCGCGGTGCAGGCGGTGCACGACGCCGATGTGGTGCTGCTCGGTCCGGGTTCGTGGTTCACCAGCGTGCTGCCGCACGTGCTGGTGCCGGAATTGCACGACGCGTTGGTGCACACCTCGGCGCGTCGCGTCGTGCTGCTCAACCTCGTCCCCCAACCTGGCGAGACCGCGGGGTTCTCACCCGAACAGCACCTGGACGTACTCTCGCAACACGCGCCCCGGATCACCGTGGACGCAGTGCTGGCCGACGCCGGTTCGGTGCCCACACCTGATCGGCTTCGCGCTGCGGCGGCGGGGCTGGGTGCGCAAACTCTGCTCGACAAGGTCGCCTCGCCCGGCGAGCCGGGCAGGCACGACCCGGAAGCGCTCGCGGCGAGCCTGGCGGCCGCGTTGGAGAGGAGGACTGACCGGTGGCGATGACCGCGGCGGTCAAGGACGAGTTGAGCCGGTTGCCGGTGAGCAAGACGTGCTGCCGCAGATCCGAGGTCTCCTCGCTGCTGCGCTTCGCCGGCGGATTGCACATCGTCGCCGGCCGCGTGGTGGTGGAGGCCGAACTGGACAGCGGGTCCACGGCGCGCAGGTTGCGCAAGGAGATCCACGAGCTGTTCGGGCACCACTCCGACGTGCACATGATCACCTCCGGCGGGCTGCGCAAGGGCACCCGCTACGTGGTGCGGGTGGTCAAGGACGGCGAGAGCCTCGCGCGCCAGACCGGATTGCTGGACCCGCGGGGCAGGCCGGTGCGGGGACTTCCCGCGCACGTGGTCTCCGGCGGTGCGTGCGATTCGGAATCGGCGTGGCGCGGTGCCTTCCTGGCGCACGGTTCGCTGACCGAGCCGGGCCGGTCGTCCTCGATGGAGGTCACCTGCCCCGGGCCGGAGGCGGCGCTGGCGCTGGTCGGCGCGGCGCGGCGGCTCGGGGTGCAGGCCAAGTCCCGCGAGGTGCGCGGCGCGGATCGGGTGGTGGTCCGCGACGGCGACGCGATCGGCGCGCTGCTGACCAAGCTCGGCGCGCACTCCAGCGTGCTGTCCTGGGAGGAGCGGCGGATGCGCCGCGAGGTGCGGGCCACCGCGAACCGGCTGGCGAACTTCGACGACGCGAACCTGCGCCGCTCGGCGCGCGCCGCGGTGGCCGCGGCCGCGCGGGTGCAGCGGGCGCTGGACGTGCTCGGGCCGACCGCCCCGGATCACCTGCTGGTGGCGGGCAGGCTGCGGCTGGCGCACCGGCAGGCATCGCTGGAGGAGCTGGGCCAGCTCGCGGACCCGCCGATGACCAAGGACGCGGTGGCCGGGCGGATCCGCAGGCTGCTGGCGATGGCCGACAAGCGCGCCCGCGAACTCGGCCTGCCGGACACCGAGTCCGCCGTCACACAGGAAATGCTCGAAGCCGAAGTCTGACTCGACTTCCCCGAGCGAACGGTTCCGGCCGAACTGTTCCGGCCGAACTGTTCCGGCCGAACTGCTCTGAGCGAACGGACCGTTGGTCCCAATAGATTGGGCGAACGGTCCGTTCACTTCCGGCGAACTCGCGTCGCGGGGGGCTCGTCCGAGCACTTCGGCGACATGCCCGGGCATCATCCGATCCGGGCTGAACGTTCTGAGCGAACGGACCGTTGGTCCCAATAGATCGGGCGAGCGGTCCGTTCACTCGGAAACGGGTGGGTCATTTGTTGTAGACGGCCACGTAGTCGACCTTCATCGGGTGGCCGGGCTCGGTGGCGTCGGTGGGCGTGGTGATGCCGGAGTTCTTGTCCGGGAACTGCCCGCCGATGGCGACGTTGAGCAGCACGAAGTAGCCGTCGTGCGAGGTCATCCGCTGCCAGGCGGCGTCGCCGACCTCCGATTGCTTGACCGAGTGGTACTGCTGCCCGTCGACGTACCAGCGGAGTTCCTCGTCGTCGGTGCTGCGGTCCCACTCGAAGGAATACGTGTGGAAGCCCGATTGGCAGGTCGAGTCCGGGCATTCCCGGCTGCCGACCCGCCCGTCGGTCTCGTTGCAGGCGCCGCCCGGGGAAACATCGCAGTGCAGCACGCCGTACACGCGGTTCTCGGCGTTGACGTTCTCCATCAGGTCGAACTCGCCGACGCCGGGCCAGCTGTAGAGGTCGGTCTTGTACGGCGAGCCGAGCGCCCAGAACGCGGGCCAGTAGCCCAGCGCCTTGTCCGCGGGCACGTCCGGCATCTGCACCCGGCTCTCGATGCGCACCACCCCGCCCTCGGCGGCTTTGAAGTCGGCGCGCTCGGTCTCGATCCGCGACGAGGTCCAGTTGCCCGCGTCGTCCTTCAGCGGCGTGATCACCAGGTTGCCGTCGCCGTCCTGGCTGAGGTTGGCGGGATCGGCGGTGTAGTTCTGGATCTCCCCGGTGCCCCAGTTCTCCGGCCCGCCCGGGTAGCCGTGCCCGGTGTCGATCTTCCAGTCCGGACCCGGCGAGGAGCCCGCGGCGCCGGTGAAGTCGTCGCTGAAGGTCGTCGTCCAGCCGTCACCGGGCGGCGGGACGTCCGCACCGGCGGGTGCGGTGGCCAGGGCGGTCAGGCCCAGTCCGGCGGCGAGTGCCGCGGCGGCCAGGTTGCGGCCGCGCGGTCGTGCGGGTGCGCGCATGTGCGTTCCTCCGAGTCGGGCCCGGCCGCGCCGGGGAGGCGGAACCGGTGCGCGGAATCGCCGATCATCGATCAGCCTGATCATTCTGGGAGGGCTCGCCGGGGCGGTCGACCGACGGATGTCGCACGTCGGCCCCGCCGAAAGGCACAACCCGCGTACCGCCCGCGTGTTCACCCCGCCGACGCCGCGCCCGCCCGCCTGCGTCGCTGGCCGGGGCATATAGGGTTGCGAGCGAGTCCATCAACCGCTCACCCGCCGCCCAGCGGCAGGGTCAGTTACGAGGAGATAGGCGTGACCGTTCGCGTAGGCATCAACGGCTTCGGTCGCATCGGGCGGAACTTCTGGCGCGCGGCGATGGCCAGTGACCACGACATCGAGGTCGTGGCCGCCAACGACTTGGGCGACGTCGCGACCATGGCCCACCTGCTCAAGTACGACAGCGTCCTCGGGCGCCTGGAGCAGGACGTGAAGGTCACCGGCGAAGGCATCGAGGTGGGCGGCAAGCCGATCAAGATCCTGGCCGAGAAGGACCCGGGCAAGCTGCCCTGGGGCGACCTGGGCGTGGACGTCGTGGTCGAGTCCACCGGCTTTTTCACCAACGCCTCCGACGCCCGCAAGCACGTCGACGAGGGCGGGGCGAAGAAGGTCATCATCTCGGCGCCCGCCAAGAACGAGGACCTGACCGTGGTCCTGGGCGTCAACGACGACAAGTACGACGGCACGCAGACGATCATCTCGAACGCCTCCTGCACCACGAACTGCCTGGCGCCGATGGTCAAGGTGCTCGACGACGCGTTCGGCATCGAGCGCGGCCTGATGACCACCGTGCACGCCTACACCGCGGACCAGAACCTGCAGGACGGCCCGCACAAGGACCTGCGGCGCGCCCGCGCGGCCGCGGTCAACGTGGTGCCGACCAGCACCGGTGCGGCCAAGGCGATCGGCCTGGTGCTGCCGGAGCTCAACGGCAAGCTGGACGGCTACGCGATGCGCGTTCCGGTGCCGACCGGCTCGGTCACCGACCTCACCGCCAACGTGCGCGCCGACGTCACCGCCGAGGACGTCAACGCGGCGTTCCGCGCCGCCGCGGGCGAGGGCAAGCTCAAGGGCGTGCTGCGCTACAGCGAGGACCCGATCGTCTCCAGCGACATCGTCACCGACCCGGCCTCGACCGTGTTCGACGCGCCGCTGACCAAGGTCATCGGCGACCAGGTCAAGATCGTCGGCTGGTACGACAACGAGTGGGGCTACTCCAACCGCATCGCCGACCTGGCGAAGCTGGTCGGTTCCAAGCTGGCCTGACCTGCTCGCTCCGCGGCGCACCGCTCCCGCGAGCCGGGTGCGCCGCTGCCGGGATGCACCGCGGCCGGGACGCGCTGGGGCCAGCGCCGTGCACCGGCCGGAAGATGATGAAGGTCCCGCACGGGCCGGTCGGCCCGTGCGGGACTTCCCACATGAGGAGCAGACGGTGAAGAACCTCGACGATCTGCTGTCCGAGGGTGTCCGGGGCAGGCGCGTGCTGCTGCGCGCGGACCTCAACGTCCCGCTGGACGGCGACAAGATCACCGACGACGGCCGGGTGCGCGCGTCGTTGCCGACGATCGAAAAGCTGATCGGGGCGGGTGCGCGCGTCGTCGTCACCGCCCACCTCGGCCGCCCCAAGGGCGAGCCGGATCCGCAGTTCTCGCTGGCCCCGGTAGCCCGCCGCCTCGGCGAGCTGCTCGGCGCGCACGTCGCCCCGGCGGGCGACGTGGTGGGCGACTCGGCCCGCTCGGTGGTCGACGGGCTCGCCGACGGCTCGGTCGGGCTGCTGGAGAACGTGCGCTTCGACCCGCGCGAGACCAGCAAGGACGATGCCGAGCGCGGTGCGTTCGCCCAGGAGCTGGTCGACCTGATCGGTCCGGACGGAGCGTTCGTCTCGGACGGTTTCGGCGTGGTGCACCGCAAGCAGGCGTCGGTCTACGACGTGGCGAAGCTGCTGCCGGGCTACGCGGGCGGGCTCGTGCTGTCCGAGGTCGACGTGCTGCGCACGCTGACCGGCGACCCGCGGCGGCCGTACGTGGTGGTGCTCGGCGGCTCGAAGGTCTCCGACAAGTTCGGGGTGATCGAGGCGCTGCTGCCGAAGGTGGACAAGCTGCTCATCGGCGGCGGCATGGCCTACACCTTCCTGGCCGCGAAGGGCTACCAGGTCGGCTCCTCGCTGCTGCAGGAGGACCAGCTCGCGGCGACCCGCGAGCTGCTGGAGCGCCACGGCGACAAGCTCGTGCTGCCGGTCGACGTGGTGGCCGCCGACCGGTTCGCCGCCGACGCGCAGGTGCAGGTCGTGGACTCCGGGGCGATCCCGGACGGCTGGATGGGCCTGGACATCGGCCCGCGCAGCGTCGAGCTGTTCGCCGGCGCGCTGCGCTCGGCCGGGACGGTGTTCTGGAACGGCCCGGCGGGCGTGTTCGAGTTCGACGCGTTCGCCGCGGGCACCCGCGGTCTCGCGCAGGCGATCGTGGACTCCGACTCGTTCAGCGTGGTCGGCGGCGGTGACTCCGCGGCCGCGGTGCGCACCCTCGGGTTGCCCGAGGACGGGTTCTCGCACATCTCCACCGGGGGCGGCGCCTCGCTGGAATTCCTGGAAGGCAAGCAGCTGCCGGGCGTGGCAGTGCTGGAGGGCGGCGACTGATGGCCAGGACACCCCTGATCGCGGGCAACTGGAAGATGAACCTGAACCACCTGGAGGCCATCGCCCTGGTGCAGAAGGTCGCTTTCGCGCTGCCCGAGAAGTACTTCTCGAAGGTCGAGGTGGCGGTGATCCCGCCGTTCACCGACATCCGCAGCGTGCAGACCCTGATCGACGGGGACAAGCTGCTGCTCAAGCACGGCGCGCAGGACGTCTCCGAGCACGAGTCCGGCGCCTACACCGGCGAGGTGTCCGGCCCGATGCTGGCGAAGCTGGGCTGCAGCTACGTCGTGGTCGGGCACTCCGAGCGCCGGGAGCAGCACGCCGAGACCGACGAGGTCGTCAACCGCAAGGTGCGCGCGGTGCTCAAGAACGACATGACGCCGATCCTGTGCATCGGCGAGGCCCTGGAGGTCCGCGAGTCCGGCGGGCACGTCGAGCACTGCACCACGCAGTTGATCAACGCGCTGAAGGGGCTCAAGGCCGAGCAGGTCCGCCAGGTCGTGGTGGCCTACGAGCCGGTGTGGGCGATCGGCACCGGCAAGGTCGCCACCGCCGACGACGCGCAGGAGGTCTGCGGCGCGGTCCGCAAGGCGTTGGCGGACAAGTACGGCAACGAGATCGCCGACGAGGTGCGGGTGCTCTACGGCGGCTCGGTGAAGTCCAGCAACATCGGTGAACTGGTCGGCCAGAGCGACGTGGACGGCGCGCTGGTCGGCGGTGCGAGCCTCAACGGCGACGAGTTCGCCAAGCTCAGCGCCATGGCCGCGGGCGGCCCGCTGCCCTGACCGGGGGCCGGCCGGCGGGATCCCGCCGGCCGCACCCGCCGCGCGATATGGAACTTCGAGACCGGCTAAGGCGGACGGCGGTCCACCGCCCGGAGCCCACCCGGTACTCTCAGTGGCGAACCGCTGTGTGAACGAGGGCGTGATGAGTCTTTTCCTGCAGATCATGTTGATCGTGACGAGTGTGCTGCTGGTGCTGCTGGTGCTGCTGCACAAGGCAAAGGGCGGCGGGCTCTCCTCGCTCTTCGGCGGCGGTATGCAGTCCAGCCTGTCCGGTTC from Saccharopolyspora sp. SCSIO 74807 encodes:
- a CDS encoding phosphoglycerate kinase — its product is MKNLDDLLSEGVRGRRVLLRADLNVPLDGDKITDDGRVRASLPTIEKLIGAGARVVVTAHLGRPKGEPDPQFSLAPVARRLGELLGAHVAPAGDVVGDSARSVVDGLADGSVGLLENVRFDPRETSKDDAERGAFAQELVDLIGPDGAFVSDGFGVVHRKQASVYDVAKLLPGYAGGLVLSEVDVLRTLTGDPRRPYVVVLGGSKVSDKFGVIEALLPKVDKLLIGGGMAYTFLAAKGYQVGSSLLQEDQLAATRELLERHGDKLVLPVDVVAADRFAADAQVQVVDSGAIPDGWMGLDIGPRSVELFAGALRSAGTVFWNGPAGVFEFDAFAAGTRGLAQAIVDSDSFSVVGGGDSAAAVRTLGLPEDGFSHISTGGGASLEFLEGKQLPGVAVLEGGD
- the secG gene encoding preprotein translocase subunit SecG; its protein translation is MSLFLQIMLIVTSVLLVLLVLLHKAKGGGLSSLFGGGMQSSLSGSSVAEKNLDRMTLFVIALWVISIVGTGLMISVGS
- the tpiA gene encoding triose-phosphate isomerase, with the translated sequence MARTPLIAGNWKMNLNHLEAIALVQKVAFALPEKYFSKVEVAVIPPFTDIRSVQTLIDGDKLLLKHGAQDVSEHESGAYTGEVSGPMLAKLGCSYVVVGHSERREQHAETDEVVNRKVRAVLKNDMTPILCIGEALEVRESGGHVEHCTTQLINALKGLKAEQVRQVVVAYEPVWAIGTGKVATADDAQEVCGAVRKALADKYGNEIADEVRVLYGGSVKSSNIGELVGQSDVDGALVGGASLNGDEFAKLSAMAAGGPLP